In the genome of Bradyrhizobium sp. CIAT3101, one region contains:
- a CDS encoding iron-containing alcohol dehydrogenase, translating to MHQGRVVYGAIEEVVFGHPATEAIVAQMDRLGTRRAFLMVSGTLNRETDEIAKIVQALGPRCAGLFDAMPAHTPREAVIAATNAAREAGADLIVTVGGGSITDGAKAVQICLANGIDNIDGIDRVRVHKGVAPEMTAPTVRQISVPTTIAGGEFSSIAGVTDRSTHVKQMLRHPLTVPRATILDPAITVHTPEWLFLSTGIRAVDHCVEAICSRETHPYADAQSVKGLAMLADALPRVKADASDLDARMDAQIGTWLSMGALAAGVPMGASHGIGYVLGAAFDVPHGYTSCIMLPAVMRWNASANAERQMIVAAAMGFPGHNAADVLDAFIRSLGMPRSLADVRVSPEHFDAIAEQAMRTNWIPRNPRKIEAPAQVREILLLAA from the coding sequence GTGCATCAGGGACGTGTCGTTTACGGCGCGATCGAGGAGGTCGTATTCGGCCATCCGGCGACTGAGGCCATTGTCGCGCAGATGGACCGGCTGGGAACGCGCCGCGCCTTCCTGATGGTCTCGGGCACGCTGAACCGGGAGACCGACGAGATCGCAAAAATCGTCCAGGCGCTGGGGCCGCGCTGCGCCGGGCTGTTCGATGCCATGCCGGCGCACACGCCGCGCGAGGCGGTGATCGCCGCGACCAATGCGGCACGCGAGGCCGGCGCCGATCTGATCGTCACCGTGGGTGGCGGCTCGATCACCGACGGCGCCAAGGCGGTACAGATCTGTCTCGCCAACGGCATCGACAACATTGACGGCATCGACCGTGTCCGCGTCCACAAGGGCGTCGCACCGGAGATGACGGCACCGACCGTGCGCCAGATCAGCGTGCCGACCACGATCGCCGGCGGCGAGTTCTCGTCGATCGCGGGCGTCACCGACCGCAGCACCCATGTGAAGCAGATGCTGCGGCATCCGCTGACCGTGCCGCGCGCGACCATCCTCGATCCCGCCATCACCGTGCACACGCCCGAATGGCTGTTCCTCTCGACCGGCATTCGCGCCGTCGACCATTGCGTCGAGGCGATCTGCTCGCGCGAGACCCACCCTTACGCCGACGCGCAGTCGGTGAAGGGCCTCGCCATGCTCGCCGACGCGCTGCCGCGGGTGAAGGCCGACGCGAGCGATCTCGACGCGCGGATGGATGCGCAGATCGGCACCTGGCTGTCGATGGGCGCACTCGCCGCCGGCGTGCCGATGGGGGCGAGCCACGGCATCGGTTACGTGCTCGGTGCGGCCTTCGACGTGCCGCACGGCTACACCTCCTGCATCATGCTGCCGGCGGTGATGCGCTGGAACGCGAGCGCCAACGCCGAGCGCCAGATGATCGTCGCCGCCGCCATGGGTTTTCCCGGCCACAACGCCGCCGACGTGCTCGACGCCTTCATCCGTTCGCTCGGCATGCCCCGCAGCCTCGCCGACGTCCGCGTCTCGCCCGAACATTTCGATGCCATCGCCGAACAGGCGATGCGCACCAACTGGATCCCGCGCAATCCGCGCAAGATCGAGGCGCCTGCACAGGTGCGCGAAATCCTGCTTCTCGCCGCATGA
- a CDS encoding ABC transporter substrate-binding protein produces the protein MKSALLAAVATSALLLAAPASAQGVKIGILNDQSGVYADYGGKYSVEAAKMAIEDFGGEVLGQKVEMVTADHQNKPDLATSIARRWYDADGVDMITELTTSSVALAVQDLSKEKKKIDIVVGAATSSITGSACSPYGFHWAFDTHALAVGTGGALTKAGGDSWFFLTADYAFGYALEKDTSEIVTANGGKVLGSVRVPLNSSDFSSFLLQAQSSKAKIVGLANAGQDTTNSIKQAAEFGIVQGGQKLAGLLMTLAEVHGLGLQAAQGLVLTEGFYWDHDDTTRAFSERFFKRTGRMPSMIHAGTYSATLSYLKAVKAAGTKDAEAVAKKLKELPVDDAFAKGKVLENGRMVHDMYLFEVKKPSESKKPWDYYKEIATVPGDKAFFTAKESGCPLTK, from the coding sequence ATGAAATCAGCACTTTTGGCCGCTGTCGCAACGTCGGCTCTGTTGCTGGCCGCGCCGGCCTCCGCGCAAGGCGTCAAGATCGGCATCCTGAACGATCAGTCCGGCGTCTACGCCGATTACGGCGGCAAGTATTCGGTCGAAGCGGCCAAGATGGCGATCGAGGATTTTGGCGGCGAGGTGCTCGGCCAGAAGGTCGAGATGGTCACCGCCGATCACCAGAACAAGCCCGATCTGGCGACGTCGATCGCCCGGCGCTGGTATGACGCCGATGGTGTCGACATGATCACGGAATTGACGACGTCGTCGGTGGCGCTCGCCGTGCAGGACCTGTCGAAGGAAAAGAAGAAGATCGACATCGTGGTCGGCGCGGCCACGTCGAGCATCACCGGGTCTGCGTGCTCGCCCTATGGTTTCCACTGGGCGTTCGACACCCACGCGCTCGCGGTAGGCACCGGCGGCGCGCTGACCAAGGCCGGCGGCGACAGCTGGTTCTTCCTCACGGCTGACTACGCGTTCGGCTACGCACTGGAAAAGGACACCAGCGAGATCGTCACCGCCAATGGCGGCAAGGTGCTGGGCTCGGTCCGCGTGCCGCTCAACTCGTCGGACTTCTCGTCCTTCCTGCTCCAGGCGCAGAGCTCGAAGGCGAAGATCGTCGGTCTCGCCAATGCCGGCCAGGACACCACCAACTCGATCAAGCAGGCGGCCGAATTCGGCATCGTGCAGGGTGGCCAGAAGCTCGCCGGCCTGCTGATGACGCTCGCCGAGGTGCATGGTCTGGGCTTGCAGGCGGCGCAGGGCCTGGTGCTGACCGAAGGCTTTTACTGGGATCATGACGACACCACGCGCGCGTTCTCCGAGCGCTTCTTCAAGCGCACCGGGCGGATGCCGAGCATGATCCACGCCGGTACCTATTCGGCGACGTTGAGCTATCTGAAGGCGGTGAAGGCCGCCGGCACCAAGGACGCCGAAGCCGTCGCCAAGAAGCTGAAGGAGTTGCCGGTCGACGACGCCTTTGCCAAGGGCAAAGTGCTTGAGAACGGCCGCATGGTCCACGACATGTATCTGTTCGAGGTCAAGAAGCCCTCGGAATCGAAGAAGCCGTGGGATTATTACAAGGAGATCGCGACCGTCCCCGGCGACAAGGCGTTCTTCACCGCCAAGGAAAGCGGGTGCCCGCTGACGAAGTGA
- a CDS encoding MAPEG family protein translates to MYHLTALVTLLAIAFYLFVTINVSRARSRTGIKVPATSGHPDFERAFRIQANTLEWMPIVLPSLWLSAVYIGDTIAAALGAVWIIGRVVYFIGYSKAAAKRGPGFLIQALAALALWVGALGAVVLRLV, encoded by the coding sequence ATGTATCATCTCACCGCCCTCGTCACGCTGCTGGCGATTGCATTCTATCTCTTCGTCACCATCAACGTCTCGCGAGCACGTTCGAGGACGGGCATCAAGGTGCCGGCGACATCGGGCCATCCGGATTTCGAGCGCGCCTTTCGCATCCAGGCCAACACACTGGAATGGATGCCGATTGTCCTGCCGTCGCTCTGGCTGTCCGCGGTCTATATCGGCGATACCATCGCAGCCGCGCTCGGCGCGGTCTGGATCATCGGCCGCGTGGTGTACTTCATCGGATATTCGAAGGCGGCGGCGAAGCGCGGCCCGGGATTTCTGATCCAGGCGCTCGCGGCGCTTGCACTGTGGGTGGGGGCGCTGGGCGCGGTGGTGTTGCGGCTGGTGTGA
- a CDS encoding multidrug efflux RND transporter permease subunit: MNLGRLSINQPILAMVLSIVLLIVGALAYSTLPVSEYPQVVPPTVVVTTQYPGASAQTVSDTVAAPIEQQINGVEDMLYLYSQATSNGQLTITVTFKLGTDLDKAQVLVQNRVAIAQPQLPDEVQRNGVVTRKNSPDILMVVFMLSPDDTFDQLYISNYALLQVRDQLLRIDGVGDIQIFGARDYSMRLWLDPDRIANLGLTSTEVLAAIRAQNVQIAGGQIAEPPIADRAFQPNLVFTGRLKDQKQFEDILIKAGSDGRTVRLRDVARIELGALAYSTNSFLLRKSAVAMLVTQRPGSNALATAKNISDTMATLKTSFPKGLDYNIGYNPTEFIAQSVHELIKTIYEAMLLVVIVVLVFLQGWRPAIIPIIAIPVSLVGTFAVMAALGFSINNLTLFGLVLAVGIVVDDAIVVVENVERHLEHGLSRRDAALKTMEEVGGALVSIALVLCAVFVPTAFLGGISGQFFQQFAVTIAVATAISCFCSLTLSPALASQILTPHEEKRPPAAWNLLARGWNAFTGAFNRLFDRLAHGYAGLANFVIRHAVVMILIYVVLIGSAGWLIATTSQGFIPAQDRGYVIISVQLPGAASLARTTEIVREIERISLDTPGIVRVAAFAGFSGATRTQAGNAAALFPVFEEPEVRLKKGLTANAITGELRKRLSAIQGAFIIVIPPPAVPGIGTGGGFTIRIQDRQGRGPELLASATDELVAAARKSPLLLGPTVFSPFSANTPQLFVDIDRTKAQKLGVPIANINDTIQTYFGSTYVNDFNLFGRTYHVTAQADFPFRKEPADLARLRTRNASGDMVMLGSVVDFKDVSGPDRVARYNLYAASELQGEPAPGTSSTTALNTIKKLADDILPSGFTFEWTDLSYQQVTGGNAGLYVFPICVLFVYLVLAAQYGSWTLPFAVILIVPMCLLAATIGVRIMGQDVNILTQIGFVVLVGLAAKNAILIVEFARDIEKEGKPRLEAVIEACRLRLRPILMTSFAFILGVLPLVISSGSGSEMRQAVGVAVFFGMIGVTLFGLLFTPIFYVVVRNLAEGKNEGKPPEAVA; the protein is encoded by the coding sequence ATGAATCTTGGCCGTCTCTCCATCAACCAGCCCATTCTGGCGATGGTGCTGTCGATCGTGCTGCTGATCGTCGGTGCGCTCGCCTATTCGACGCTGCCGGTCTCCGAATATCCGCAAGTGGTGCCGCCGACCGTCGTCGTCACCACGCAATATCCGGGCGCCTCGGCCCAGACCGTGTCCGACACCGTCGCCGCTCCGATCGAGCAGCAGATCAACGGCGTCGAGGACATGCTGTATCTCTACAGCCAGGCGACCTCGAACGGTCAGCTCACCATCACCGTCACCTTCAAGCTCGGCACCGACCTCGACAAGGCCCAGGTGCTGGTGCAAAACCGCGTCGCGATCGCGCAGCCGCAGCTGCCGGACGAGGTGCAGCGCAATGGCGTCGTCACCCGCAAGAACTCGCCCGACATTTTGATGGTCGTGTTCATGCTGTCGCCTGACGACACGTTCGACCAGCTCTACATCTCCAACTACGCGCTGCTCCAGGTCCGCGACCAACTGCTGCGCATCGACGGCGTCGGCGACATCCAGATCTTCGGCGCGCGCGACTATTCGATGCGGCTCTGGCTCGATCCCGACCGCATCGCCAATCTCGGCCTGACCTCGACCGAGGTGCTGGCCGCGATCCGTGCGCAGAACGTGCAGATCGCCGGCGGCCAGATCGCCGAGCCGCCGATCGCCGACCGCGCCTTTCAACCCAATCTGGTTTTCACCGGACGCCTGAAGGACCAGAAGCAGTTCGAGGACATCCTGATCAAGGCCGGCTCCGACGGCCGCACGGTGCGGCTGCGCGACGTCGCCCGTATCGAGCTCGGTGCTCTCGCCTATTCGACCAACAGCTTCCTGCTGCGCAAATCCGCGGTCGCCATGCTGGTGACGCAGCGGCCGGGATCGAATGCGCTGGCGACGGCAAAGAACATCTCCGACACGATGGCGACGCTCAAGACGAGCTTTCCGAAGGGGCTCGACTACAACATCGGCTACAATCCGACCGAGTTCATCGCACAGTCCGTCCACGAGCTGATCAAGACCATCTACGAAGCCATGCTGCTCGTGGTCATCGTCGTGCTGGTGTTCCTGCAGGGCTGGCGTCCCGCGATCATTCCGATCATCGCGATCCCGGTCTCGCTGGTCGGCACCTTCGCGGTGATGGCGGCGCTCGGCTTCTCCATCAACAATCTCACTTTGTTCGGGCTCGTGCTCGCGGTCGGCATCGTCGTCGACGATGCCATCGTCGTGGTCGAAAATGTCGAACGGCATCTTGAGCACGGCTTGAGCCGGCGCGACGCTGCGCTGAAGACGATGGAGGAGGTCGGCGGTGCGCTGGTCTCGATTGCGCTGGTGCTCTGTGCGGTGTTCGTACCGACGGCGTTCCTGGGCGGTATCTCCGGGCAATTCTTCCAGCAATTCGCTGTCACCATCGCGGTCGCGACGGCGATCTCCTGCTTCTGCTCGCTGACGCTGTCGCCGGCGCTGGCCTCGCAGATCCTCACCCCGCATGAGGAGAAGCGGCCGCCTGCCGCCTGGAATCTGCTCGCGCGTGGCTGGAACGCCTTCACCGGTGCCTTCAACCGTCTGTTCGATCGGTTGGCGCACGGCTATGCCGGCCTCGCCAATTTCGTGATCCGACACGCGGTGGTGATGATCCTGATCTATGTCGTGCTGATCGGCAGCGCCGGCTGGCTGATCGCGACCACGTCGCAGGGCTTCATCCCGGCACAGGACCGCGGCTACGTCATCATCTCGGTGCAATTGCCAGGCGCGGCATCGCTGGCGCGCACGACCGAGATCGTGCGCGAGATCGAGCGGATCTCGCTGGATACGCCGGGCATCGTCCGCGTGGCCGCCTTCGCCGGCTTCTCCGGCGCGACACGCACGCAGGCCGGCAACGCGGCGGCACTGTTCCCGGTGTTCGAGGAACCCGAGGTGCGGCTGAAGAAGGGGCTGACGGCGAACGCGATCACCGGCGAGTTGCGCAAGCGTCTCTCCGCGATCCAGGGCGCCTTCATCATCGTCATTCCGCCGCCGGCCGTGCCCGGCATCGGCACCGGCGGCGGCTTCACCATCCGCATCCAGGACCGCCAGGGCCGCGGGCCCGAGCTGCTGGCATCGGCGACCGACGAACTCGTCGCCGCTGCGCGCAAATCGCCCTTGCTGCTCGGCCCCACGGTGTTCTCGCCGTTCTCGGCCAACACGCCGCAGTTGTTCGTCGACATCGACCGCACCAAGGCACAGAAGCTCGGCGTGCCCATCGCCAACATCAACGACACGATCCAGACCTATTTCGGATCGACCTATGTCAACGACTTCAACCTGTTCGGCCGCACCTATCACGTCACCGCGCAGGCTGATTTCCCGTTCCGGAAAGAGCCCGCCGATCTCGCGCGCTTGCGCACGCGAAATGCCTCCGGCGACATGGTGATGCTCGGCAGCGTGGTCGACTTCAAGGATGTCTCGGGACCGGACCGCGTCGCGCGCTACAATCTCTACGCGGCGTCCGAATTGCAGGGTGAGCCGGCGCCGGGTACGAGTTCGACCACCGCGCTCAACACCATCAAGAAGCTCGCTGACGACATCCTGCCGAGCGGGTTTACGTTCGAGTGGACGGACCTGTCCTATCAGCAGGTCACCGGCGGCAATGCCGGTCTCTACGTGTTCCCGATCTGCGTGCTGTTCGTCTATCTCGTGCTCGCCGCGCAATATGGCAGCTGGACGCTGCCGTTTGCGGTGATCCTGATCGTGCCGATGTGTCTGCTCGCGGCCACCATCGGCGTGCGCATCATGGGCCAGGACGTCAACATCCTGACCCAGATCGGCTTCGTCGTGCTGGTGGGATTGGCGGCGAAAAACGCGATCCTGATCGTCGAGTTCGCACGCGATATCGAAAAGGAAGGCAAGCCGCGGCTCGAGGCCGTGATCGAAGCCTGTCGGTTGCGGCTGCGACCGATCCTGATGACGTCCTTCGCCTTCATCCTCGGCGTGCTGCCGCTGGTGATCTCGTCCGGCTCCGGCTCGGAGATGCGTCAGGCCGTCGGCGTCGCCGTGTTCTTCGGCATGATCGGCGTCACGCTGTTCGGACTGCTGTTCACGCCGATCTTCTATGTGGTGGTGCGGAACCTGGCCGAGGGGAAGAACGAGGGGAAGCCGCCGGAGGCGGTGGCTTAA
- a CDS encoding ABC transporter substrate-binding protein, with the protein MRSVWALAATAALSLLAFSTNAFAGEPKQGGILRMYHRDSPGNASIHEGATYSLNVPFMPVFNNLVIYKQDEPQNTMNNIVPELAESWAWVNDNKTLTFKLRQGVKWHDGKPFTSADVKCTFDMLMGKSQQKFRQNPRKSWYDQVNDVSTNGDFEVSFNLKRPQPSLLALLASGYTPVYPCHVSPGDMRTHPIGTGPFKFVEFKANESIKLTRNTDYWRKGRPYLDGIEFTIIPNRSTAILAFVAGKFDMTFPTEVSIPLLKDVKSQAPNAICEVEPNNVATNIIVNSSAPPFDNIDIRKAMALSLDRKAFISIMFEGQGDVGGTMLPPPNGLWGMPKEMLETIPGYGPDINANREEARKLMQKAGYGPDKHLAVKVSTRNIPVYRDPAVILIDQLKSIYIDGELDVVETANWFPKIARKDYMLGLNLTGNAVDDPDQSFYENYSCGSERNYTNYCNKEIEKLFDVQSQETDIAKRKKLVWDIDKKLQEDVARPIIFHARTGTCWQPYVKGVTVMTNSSYNGYRYEDLWMDK; encoded by the coding sequence ATGCGGAGCGTGTGGGCGCTCGCCGCGACGGCGGCGCTATCTTTGCTGGCGTTTTCGACCAATGCCTTCGCCGGCGAGCCCAAACAGGGCGGAATCCTGCGGATGTATCACCGCGACAGCCCCGGCAACGCCTCGATCCATGAAGGCGCGACCTACTCGCTCAATGTTCCCTTCATGCCGGTCTTCAACAATCTGGTCATCTACAAGCAGGACGAGCCCCAGAACACGATGAACAACATCGTGCCGGAACTTGCGGAGAGCTGGGCCTGGGTCAACGACAACAAGACGCTGACCTTCAAGCTGCGCCAGGGCGTCAAATGGCACGACGGCAAGCCATTCACCTCGGCGGACGTCAAATGCACCTTCGACATGCTGATGGGCAAGTCGCAGCAGAAGTTCCGGCAGAACCCGCGCAAGAGCTGGTACGACCAGGTCAACGATGTCTCGACCAATGGCGACTTCGAGGTCTCCTTCAATTTGAAGCGCCCGCAGCCGTCGCTGCTGGCGCTGCTCGCCTCCGGCTATACGCCGGTCTATCCCTGCCACGTCTCGCCCGGCGACATGCGCACGCATCCGATCGGCACGGGCCCGTTCAAATTCGTCGAGTTCAAGGCCAATGAATCGATCAAGCTGACGCGCAACACCGACTATTGGCGCAAGGGCCGGCCCTATCTCGATGGCATCGAGTTCACCATCATCCCGAACCGCTCGACCGCGATCCTCGCCTTCGTCGCCGGCAAGTTCGACATGACTTTCCCGACCGAGGTGAGCATTCCGCTGCTGAAAGACGTGAAATCGCAGGCGCCGAACGCGATCTGCGAGGTCGAGCCGAACAACGTCGCGACCAACATCATCGTCAATTCATCGGCGCCGCCGTTCGACAACATCGACATCCGCAAGGCCATGGCGCTGTCGCTGGACCGCAAGGCGTTCATCTCGATCATGTTCGAGGGCCAGGGCGATGTAGGCGGCACCATGCTGCCGCCACCGAACGGTCTGTGGGGCATGCCGAAGGAGATGCTGGAGACCATTCCGGGGTACGGTCCCGATATCAACGCCAACCGCGAGGAAGCCAGGAAGCTGATGCAGAAAGCCGGCTACGGGCCGGACAAGCACCTCGCCGTCAAGGTCTCGACCCGCAACATCCCGGTCTACCGCGATCCGGCGGTGATCCTGATTGACCAGCTCAAGAGCATCTATATCGACGGCGAGCTCGACGTGGTCGAGACCGCGAACTGGTTCCCGAAGATCGCGCGCAAGGACTACATGCTCGGCCTCAACCTGACCGGCAACGCCGTCGACGATCCCGACCAGTCGTTCTACGAGAACTATTCCTGCGGCTCCGAGCGCAACTACACCAATTACTGCAACAAGGAGATCGAAAAGCTGTTCGACGTGCAGTCGCAGGAGACCGATATCGCCAAGCGCAAGAAGCTGGTGTGGGACATCGACAAGAAGTTGCAGGAGGACGTCGCCCGCCCGATCATCTTCCACGCGCGCACCGGCACCTGCTGGCAGCCCTATGTGAAGGGCGTGACTGTGATGACCAACAGCTCCTATAATGGGTACCGGTACGAAGATCTTTGGATGGACAAGTAG
- a CDS encoding AMP-binding protein: MYPGLHARLRPLQPAFIMATTGEAVTYRELDARSNRLAHLFRKHGLRRLDHYSIFMENNSRYLEACGAGERSGLYYTCINSFLTPGELAYLLVNSQSKILITSVAKLDVAREAIQACPDIKLCIVADGPGESDRIVGLADVTADLPKTPVADEWLGTAMLYSSGTTGRPKGIIRPLPEEPPKHNLPLFDFLHKLWHYREGMIYLSPAPLYHSAPQAAVNLTIRQGGTVVIMETFDPERYLQLVEQWGITHSQLVPTMFSRMLKLPEDVRGRYDLSSLEIAIHAAAPCPALVKDDIIKWWGPIIHEYYGATEGLGFTACNSEEWLSHRGTVGKVLLGDLHILDEDMRPCPTGTPGQVWFKTGSPFEYFNDPEKTKEARSADGSMSTVGDVGYVDDDRFLYLTDRATFMIISGGVNIYPQECENLLITHPKVADAAVFGVPNADLGEEVKAVVQPMPGVRPDEALAEELIAFCGASLSRQKVPRSVDFEKELPRLPTGKLYKRLLRDRYWGNKTSRIV; the protein is encoded by the coding sequence ATGTACCCAGGTCTGCACGCCCGTCTGCGCCCGTTGCAACCCGCCTTCATCATGGCGACGACGGGCGAGGCCGTCACCTATCGCGAGCTCGACGCACGCAGCAACCGGCTGGCGCACCTGTTTCGCAAGCACGGCTTGAGGCGGCTCGATCACTACTCGATCTTCATGGAGAACAATTCCCGCTATCTCGAAGCCTGCGGCGCGGGCGAACGGTCCGGCCTCTACTACACCTGCATCAACTCCTTCCTGACGCCCGGTGAGCTGGCCTATCTCCTCGTCAACAGCCAATCGAAGATCCTGATCACGTCAGTGGCGAAGCTGGACGTCGCGCGCGAAGCGATCCAGGCCTGCCCTGATATCAAGCTCTGCATCGTCGCCGATGGCCCCGGCGAGAGCGACCGCATCGTCGGGCTCGCGGATGTCACCGCCGATCTGCCGAAGACGCCGGTCGCGGATGAATGGCTCGGCACCGCCATGCTCTATTCGTCCGGCACGACCGGACGGCCGAAGGGCATCATTCGGCCGCTGCCGGAAGAACCGCCGAAGCACAATCTGCCGCTGTTCGATTTCCTGCACAAGCTCTGGCATTACCGCGAGGGCATGATCTATCTGTCGCCGGCGCCGCTCTATCACTCGGCGCCGCAGGCCGCCGTGAACCTCACCATCCGCCAGGGCGGCACCGTCGTCATCATGGAGACATTCGATCCGGAGCGTTACCTCCAGCTCGTCGAGCAGTGGGGCATCACCCACAGCCAGCTTGTGCCGACGATGTTTTCGCGGATGCTGAAGCTGCCTGAGGACGTGCGCGGCCGCTACGACCTCTCCTCGCTCGAGATCGCGATCCATGCGGCTGCGCCCTGCCCGGCGCTGGTCAAGGACGACATCATCAAATGGTGGGGGCCGATCATTCACGAATATTACGGCGCCACCGAAGGCCTCGGCTTTACCGCCTGCAACAGCGAGGAATGGCTGAGCCACCGCGGCACCGTCGGGAAGGTGCTGCTCGGCGATCTCCACATCCTCGACGAGGACATGCGGCCGTGCCCGACCGGAACGCCCGGCCAGGTCTGGTTCAAGACGGGATCGCCGTTCGAATATTTCAACGACCCCGAGAAAACCAAGGAGGCGCGCTCGGCCGACGGCAGCATGAGCACCGTCGGCGACGTCGGCTATGTCGACGACGACCGCTTCCTCTATCTCACCGACCGCGCCACCTTCATGATCATCTCCGGTGGCGTGAACATCTATCCGCAGGAATGCGAGAATTTGCTGATCACCCATCCGAAGGTCGCCGATGCCGCCGTGTTCGGCGTGCCTAATGCCGATCTCGGCGAGGAGGTGAAGGCCGTGGTGCAGCCGATGCCGGGCGTGAGGCCCGACGAAGCGCTCGCCGAGGAGCTGATTGCCTTCTGCGGGGCGTCACTGTCGCGGCAGAAAGTGCCGCGCTCGGTCGATTTCGAGAAGGAGTTGCCGCGGCTGCCGACGGGGAAACTGTACAAGCGGCTGCTGCGGGACCGCTACTGGGGCAACAAGACGTCGAGGATTGTGTGA
- a CDS encoding efflux RND transporter periplasmic adaptor subunit yields MSGPDGSEQFVKTHDFVQPRPHLAPYAIAGLLAAAFALSGCGQPSSQAAAPPPPPVTVAQPVKRTVTDWDEYTGRFEAVEEVQVRPRVGGFVNSVEFQDGAIVHQGDLLYVIDPRPFEAVAEQADGQLSDARAKVELAKRELDRGLNLVQTSAVSEQVVDQRRQALQAAHAAETQAEGALKAARLNIEFTHVTAPLTGRVSRHLVSPGNLVQGSDTGTSTLLTSIVSLDPIYIYFDMDETTFIKYSKLWFEGKRPSSRDTANPVQVTLAGETKPSHDGAINFLDNRLDVSTGTLRSRAVVKNTDLSILPGQFGRVRLIGSAPYEALLIPDVAVATDQSRKIVFVVKPDDTVEARPVVLGPLDDGLRVIREGLTAEDRVIVNGIQRARVGAKVAPKTAQAPAGGKS; encoded by the coding sequence ATGAGTGGACCGGACGGAAGCGAGCAATTTGTCAAAACGCACGATTTCGTTCAGCCCAGGCCCCATCTTGCGCCTTACGCCATAGCCGGCCTTCTCGCGGCCGCCTTCGCGCTCAGTGGTTGCGGGCAGCCGAGCTCGCAAGCGGCAGCACCTCCGCCTCCTCCGGTGACCGTTGCCCAGCCGGTCAAGCGTACCGTCACCGATTGGGACGAGTACACCGGCCGGTTCGAGGCGGTCGAGGAGGTGCAGGTGCGCCCCCGCGTCGGCGGCTTCGTCAACTCCGTCGAGTTCCAGGACGGTGCGATCGTGCATCAGGGCGACCTGCTCTATGTCATCGACCCGCGCCCGTTCGAGGCGGTGGCCGAGCAGGCGGACGGCCAGCTCTCCGACGCCCGCGCCAAGGTGGAGCTCGCCAAGCGCGAGCTCGATCGCGGCCTGAACCTGGTGCAGACCAGCGCAGTGTCCGAACAGGTCGTCGACCAGCGCCGCCAGGCCTTGCAGGCCGCGCACGCTGCCGAGACCCAGGCCGAAGGCGCGCTGAAGGCCGCCCGGCTCAACATCGAGTTCACGCACGTGACCGCGCCGCTCACCGGCCGCGTCAGCCGCCATCTCGTCAGCCCCGGCAACCTCGTGCAGGGCAGCGACACCGGCACCTCGACGCTGCTGACCTCGATCGTCTCGCTCGACCCGATCTACATCTATTTCGACATGGATGAGACGACCTTCATCAAGTACAGCAAGCTATGGTTCGAGGGTAAGCGTCCGAGCTCGCGCGATACTGCGAACCCGGTGCAGGTGACGCTGGCCGGCGAGACCAAGCCGTCGCATGACGGCGCCATCAACTTCCTCGACAACCGGCTCGATGTCTCCACCGGCACGCTGCGCAGCCGCGCCGTGGTCAAGAACACCGATCTTTCGATCCTGCCCGGCCAGTTCGGTCGCGTCCGCCTGATCGGCAGCGCGCCTTACGAGGCGCTGTTGATCCCCGATGTTGCGGTCGCGACCGACCAGTCGCGCAAGATCGTGTTCGTGGTCAAGCCCGACGACACGGTGGAAGCGCGGCCGGTGGTGCTCGGTCCCCTCGACGACGGCCTGCGCGTGATCCGCGAAGGGCTGACGGCGGAGGACCGCGTCATCGTCAACGGCATCCAGCGCGCCCGTGTCGGCGCCAAGGTCGCCCCGAAGACCGCTCAAGCGCCGGCTGGTGGCAAGTCATGA